atgaataagagaACTGGAACAAAAAGAGGAAACATTTAAATGGAGATGGGAAGAAAATATTTGTGCTCTGGTCCTTTCCTCAAGGGTCCCATTTCTTGTATACCAGAATGCATGGGAGATCACAGGATCGCAAGCCCTTTAACATGGAAAAGGGTGCTCTTGATTTTAAGGCTTGCTTAGTTGCTTCAAACAGAAGCCTTGGTTGAGCCTAAAGATTTGTGTAATAAAAGGTGTCATAAGTTGGAATTCCACTCCTAGATAGATGAAGATGATTCAACTGGAATGCAGACTTCTGTTGTCAGGTCATTTGTTCACTTGGCTTGGACAAGGTGGATGCAAGAATAGGGTATGTAAATTCTGAATGAGGGCATGGTGCTGCACTTGATGCAGAAGGTGCTCTGTTACATTGGTTAGGTTAGTCTGTAAGATTTGTCCGCTTGACCGTACATATACTGACATATAAGCTTGTGGAAATGCACTGATCTGCATATATTCAATCCACTTCACACAGGAACGCATTGGAAAGAGTCATTcatcattttgaatttttgatgATGGTGTATGTTTGGAACTGAGAAATACAGATTCATATTCAGATCTATATGCATGCCTGCATGTGCCTCCTGGGTTTCGTTTTCTTCTGCAGGTAGGGATGCTAAGTAAATGCCATCGTCCAAAACACATGGTTCCAATTGAAGGCTTCAGAGTTGAAAGTACAAAACTGTGATACATTCCCCTCGGATTCTACAGAACACAGGTTGGCATGTAAGGTATGCAAACTAGGACTCTGATTTTGTGTGTACAAAGACTAGGTGATGATTGGACTCTTGATTGGatttttggtggtggtggtggtggtggtggtggtggtggtggtggttggggGAGGGAAGGAGGGATGGGGTTGGTGGGTTTGGTGCACATTACAGCTCCAATCCCCAACTCCCTTCTAGATACTTATGAAAGGAGCAATGTCGGATTTCCATCTTATTGATACGATCTCAGGTGCATCACTACTGTGCCCGGTGGGCCTGTTATCAAAGAACCAAAAATTAGTGATTTTGCACTTCTCTtgctttttttccccccctcaATTACCACTTTGGTCCTCCATTCAAGAAGTTGGTTTCGACGTcgaaatcaaaatattttgcgAAACCACAGAATTTCAGTGCTCATATATTGGTTCACAATTTTACAGTGATCCTAATTAAGCAATCCTAAACACACAACGGAAGTTTTAGTTTGTTAAAAAACACATTCAAAATGTTAGTTTTGTTTTGTACCCTAAGTTGGTAGTATACTACATAACTTGCTTGTATATTTCTCAAAGATAGTCCGTTACACATAATTTAGTGCTAtaatatacaaaaataaatcaaaataaatcaaataaacaaTGGAAATTCACAAATTTGttgcaaaaaaattattttttaaactagaaaataaaaaataataattaaaaaataaagaaaataaatccaattCCGTTAAGTTGTAGATTGGCATGTCCTTGAAGCCTAACTATTACAtattatgttaatttttttttaataaaaatttacttttggagtaaaagggtaaaatgggtAATACCTCAAACTatgaatcttcaagaaatctTATTGTATTGCATTAAATCTTCACTATAAATGTGTTATAGGAGCCTGTGTTACATTGTTTCGCAAAGATTGCAAATGGAATggtaaaaaaactcaaaatatgAGTTTCTATTGAAATCTTTAGTTTCAGTTGCGATTTGTCGAAATGGCTCAACCGAGTTGGTTCGAGTTTTCTATGGAAACTTTAGAAGCATTGCATGTTTACAGAGTTTGAATGCGATTTTCGCTTCAaccaaaatcgaaaccgaaataATTGCTAGATTTCAGATGTGATGTGAGATTATTAGCCTCCATTGTTGAGGATGAGATAAGAGGCTTGAATGGAGGATTGGTTTACAAAGTTTTAACTGAACAAAGAGAACCTGTCTCCATTATTTGACAAAACGCTCATTCTTTCTTCTATTACATACATTGGGACCTCAAGGAAATGGGTAAGGGGGTTCCCACTTGCCAGCCTAACCGCTAGGTCCATTATTCCATTATTCATTGAGGAGACAAAATCAAGCCAGGAaaggcaaaaaagtaaagaattaTTGTTGCTACTTTTTTTAAGGGTTTTCACAACCCCACCACATCTGAATTCTGAAGCGATCTGTGACTCTTGGGGTCCCTCAAGAGACAAATCAAGTACAGTGACAGATATTTTGAGAAGAATATGTACAAAGTGAATTTTGTTACTTTGTTTGATGCACTGATCATGTCGTGCTGGAGTTGGATATGGAGGAGGCCAGGGTATAATATACACTTATTTTCTGTatcaaagaaatgaaatggactgaaattgaaagaaaagCAGATAAGTTCTCTTCGTTTTGTCCTGTTTGCTCAATTCAATTAATGTAAGCTTGTATCAGCGGTGATTTTTGACTTTATTGCTCATGGGGCGAGATGACATCGATTCAAGGTTCTTGCacaatgtccaaaaaaataaaaaagtagcGATTGGAAGTTAAATATGTTGTGTTTTACTGGGAAAGATCAAATCATAGGAACAAGTCTATCGGGCTATCACGTTCTTTGGTTAGATCTTCCAATCTTTTCACAATTACAGTTCATGGGCGAAGGCTTTGGAGCCGGCTAAAAAGAATTTCAACAACCTTCTCTTGAATCGCTCATTTTCATGTTTGATTCTTTCTTTGTTTACTTCTAATTGGTACAATAGCAGAAAATCAATCCTCTTGAAACAAAATTCCTAAATTTATTGAatcaaaaactccaaaaaaatttgtttctgactccaatttctagggtttggatcaaACTGTTATGATTTATCAATATGGCTACCACCCTTACATCATCATTTCCATGGCCTATCTTTCATTATTCAGAAACCCTAGTCCCTTAATGAAAAACCAGAAAACAAATATGGGGGGCAGGTCTGATTGTGCTTCCTTACCAGATTTGggcagaaattttttttaggaagATTTGAAGACCCTTAACAAGTCAAAGTTCTATATTTTGTGCCTTTGGAATTGATCCTAAGCCTCCTAATGCTCCATGGATCTTTGGTTTGGTGGAAGCCAATAATAAAATTGGTTAAAATTAACTGTTGATGGTTGTTCACTTGGTAGCCGGATTGTATTTTGTAATCCCAAGGGTGTTccaatttggtgtttctccAAATATATGCATGTCCAATCGAATATCAATGTTGAGgttgaaaccctaattctagGATTATTGGTGAtagttagaagaagaatggatgaTAAATAGCTTTGCATTGAATCagatttcttctttacttgtttgcagatagagatgtaaatggataaccgaaatccgaatccgaatctgcATTCgtgtccgtttaggggcatccgtattcgtttagagatatccgggaaataatccgaatactccgattaaaatccgtccgaaaaaaaattcgaatacttaataataaaaaattaagtaaataatgattttgagggtttttgaagattcaataggttctagaatatgatgaaaagagaatcatgatctaagagatatggattgagagttaATTGTATCCattagggggaggaaggtcgggttacacaaggcagagatgtaaacggatggtcgaaaatccgaatccgatccgcatccgaatccgtttagaggtatccgaattcggccagggaatatccggctccgatcacatccgatccgtatccgatccgaatccgatccgtttacatccctatttacAGATGTTCTTTCTTCAAAATGCCTTAGATAGAACATCAAGGGGTTGTTGTAGAGTCTTATTTAGATCATCTGATTGACAAGATTATTTATTAGTTTCAGCAGACCAATGTAGTGGTTGATATGTTTGCCTACTGCATCATCTGTTGTGATTGATAATCAACTAGATTTTGTAGGTTATGAGGTCACATGGGTCATTGGACATGCATAGGAAAATTAAATTTAGGTTCTTTTGTTGATTGGTGCCTAACGGCTAACCCTTGGGGGACCATGAGGGAAGATGAGGACTAGGAGGTTAGGAGGTTTATTGCACcattctctctattctctatcAATTGCACTGGGAAGATGTCTTCCATTAAATTTAGGTTTGATTATCTTGCACAATTCTTTTTATCTGCGATGGTATATAGATTTTCTTGTGATGGCATTGGCGAAGGTGAGAAATTTATATTAATATTGTGTAGGAGATCGcaacttggtcacatggtctctaACACCAATGTCTGGGCCAAAGGGGAAGCACACCGGGTATCTACCTAATTAGGGACAAGGGTGTCATTTCATGATGTCCTGTGAGAGGGTGTACGCGGCACCACCAAGCAaggatttttttcccattaatatttaggaaaaagaacgttgtttGGTAGCGTAGCTCCTAAACCCAGACATGGGAGTGTGTAGAATATCTCTCAACCtctattgaaataaaaaatcctatccatgttgatgcctttGCCTGTGGTCTCACTGGTCCCCGCATTGGTGCAAGGACTACACAACTAagtagcgatctcttgccctaatatTTATTGGAGAAAAGTACTCTGTGGGGGGAATGTACTGCCCGTATCCCAACACAGAGAAAGATGAAATGACCGTCCTatccccatgaaaggcagaaatctcaTCCCCATGATGTCATTGCACGTGCCATGCTAATATGCTACCCCCTGAGAACACAAACCctattttatatttcatttggTTATGTTTAGATGTTAAtcctatatttttttctctaaaatattatttattaatctttttaacccaaaaaaaaaattcagaaaacaaATATCTTACTCACCTAACCTCCCCGCACGGACccccaattttaattttataagtGCTAACCGTAGTTAAGTTAATAGAACCCAGTCAATCTCCTATTTCCAATTCCCAATCTAGCCGtcataaattatatatatatatatgaaaaataaaacagtACCGAGCCAACAATTCCGCCTTTACGCCTTTACGCCTTTAGGGGCTTCTGAGTTCCAGCAAGGCCTTGAAGGGACTCGAAGACAGGTGGGTATTGAGGACTGAGGAGCAAATTAATAGGGTTCGCTGGatacaaaaccaaaacagaaaaaaatctCTCCTGTTCGAGTTTTGATTGATTAATATCATCATGGCTGTTTCCAGCTGCGCTAGggttctttcttgttcttttgattGCCGCCCAGATCCCCATTTCACCGGCAACTTTCGCCCTGAGATACCCTCGTTATCTTCTAGCAAGGCCCGTTCGCTTCCTTTCCAGGGAGGATCATCGCCTTCGTCTCCCTTCTTTGGCTCGGGTTTGTCTTCTCTTATCCTCAAGTTCCCTCCCAATTTCGTCCGTCAGCTCAGCAACAAAGCTCGGAGAAATTGCAGCAACATCGGCGTGGCCCAAGTCGTGGCGGCTGCTTGGTCGAACAATCCTTCTTCTGCTGTACCTGCTTCTGCTACCGCCGTCAACCCCACCACCACTGCTCCTCTCGACGATATCAACATCGTCAATGGTGCCCAGGTGGTGGCCGATGGTGAATGTTCTGACAGTACTAATACTAATGTACAGTTTAAGGGTTCGGCCGCTTTGACGGCCTCATTTTTGCGCTCCGATGCGAGCCTCGCTGTTCATGCCGGtacacccctctctctctctccaaatctCACACACTATAACTTTTATAATTCTCCCTGGCTATTGATAATTGATATTGGTATCTGGCAAATGCATGTTTATTACTGCACTTTCTCTTCCCTAATTTACTtggttccattttttttaaacgaTTCCTCACCTGGAGCTTTTGTTCGAGTTTTGGTTTTTCTATTTCGTATTTCCTATCGATTAGGAAGAGATCCATTTGAAGGTGCTACTCTCTCTTCTTCGGCAGACCAAGACTTTCATAGTCTCCaaccatttggttttcaggTCTTGCTGCGCAGACATTAAGAAAAAAGACAGTCATTTCTTGAGGCGGATGGAAAGAGGAGGGGTTATGTGTTGAAGGAAGAGCCTACGGTGATCCTTCTCACTTAATCAGAGCTCACAGGCATGGGTTTAAATATCGGTATGGGACGGCCAATCCCGAGTCAGGGCAAAACCATCCGATATGGCCTGATATGACGATAATTATCGGTATTGGTATCCATACTCACAGCTTGGGTAGACCCACTTCTAACTTTAACATCCCAAAATTCCAATCCTCCATAATTCCCAGCCTTCTTCATTCATGGATGACCCATAATTCAGCTCCTTGACCTTGGACTTGCTCTCTGTTGGTTCTCCATAAGCTTGGAGATTCACACTAGAATTTAAATGGTTTATTTTCAATTGGTTTATGAACAACCAATACATCGATATGGAGACAGAAAATGTGTAAACGGAGGGGATTCAAAGAAGCTGTCAAAAGAACACATACTGTGGGATTTGTCAAGAATCAATTCTGGAATCAAATTGCggtgattattttattttatgctgTAATTATATAATTACTCTGATTTGGATTATTGATCTGTTTGCATGTAATAAATCGTTTCAAAATTGACAACATATGAAGGGTTTGCTTCCGAAGCCGAGGCAAAACAAACGTTTTTTATTGTATTATAACTTCATGTTCGGAAGGCATAATTGTATTGGCCACACTTgtattcttttttggttttccatAATATATTCTCCCTTTTGGTTTGTTCAGGTGAAAGATTAGGGCGCGGTATAGTTACTGATGCAATCACCACCCCTGTTGTCAATACTTCTGCTTACTTCTTTCAGAATACTGAACAGCTTATTGATTTCAAGGTGTGTATCACACATGGCATTCTAGGGAAACTAGCCACAATCCTACTGTCATAAATGTTCTTGTGCATCCTCTTACACAATCATTTAGTTATTAGTTCTCTGCACTGGTTTATATTTTTGAAGAAGTAGCCACCAATAGTTTAGTAAGTATTTATCCTTCACTTCTCATCTCCAGCAATTAATTCATGAGTGGACTCTTGTGATTGTGAATTGATTGGTGTAACCAACAACTAATTGACCGTAATACTAAGGCTCTATTTCTAATGACTACTGTGGCCATGATTCTTTGAGCTTATATGTATTCTGATCTTCTGACAGGAGAAACGCCATGATAGTTTTGAGTATGGGCGCTATGGAAATCCAACTACGGTGGTTGCTGAGGAAAAGCTGAGGTTTGTGCTGCCTCTTGATATGTATTTCTACTGTCACTTGTGCCATTGGATACTATTATTTCATAAGTAATGAGGTCTTCATGTCTTCCTTAATGGAGCAGTGCACTTGAAGGGGCTGAATCAACACAGTTGATGGCATCAGGAATGTATGCTAGTATAGTTATGATGTTTGCATTGGTTCCAGCTGGTGGTCATATCATAACAACTACAGACTGCTACAGGAAAACAAGAATATTTATTGAAACCATACTCCCCAAAATGGCGATCACGGTAATATGCTTTCATACATATATTATCGTATATGACCTTTGTTTGCTAAGTTTTGTTGAATCATTTGCTAATATGATTGTATGAATGCATATTTGAACATTCTTTTCCATAAATCCAATTGGGTATATGAGTTTCTGTATTGGTGGTCATTGCTGTCTCAAACATTTACAAGTTTTAGCAGAGATCCTCCATAATTTGTCATgttataaattaaaataaaatcttttattatttctgaatttctctgagttttcattttctcatCCTCAATTTGCAGGTTACCGTTATTGACCCTGCTGATATGGAGTCCCTGAAAAGTACACTCGAAAAGCATGATGTCAGTAATGAATAAAGGTGTTTTGCCTGTTTTATTAGAAAATAAGAGACCCACATGACTTAAtcgaatttttttccttcttgcagGTAACTCTTTTCTTTACAGAATCTCCAACCAATCCATACCTCCGATGTGTTGACGTTGAATTTGTTTCAAAGCTTTGCCATAGCCATGGTGCACTGGTCTGTGTGGATGGAACATTTGCCACACCTGTGAACCAGAAGGCCCTTGCCCTTGGTGCGGACATTGTTCTGCACTCTGCAACAAAGTACATTGGAGGTCATAATGATGTGAGTTATGCTGTATCCTTTGCTAGATTTATCTATTTAAACAGTAATTGGTGTTAAGATTTGGTAGAATGAAATTAAGCAGTAAAGAGATCTCGAACAACTTGTGAGCAATGTCTCTGATGCTCTGGGAATATCACGGTTGTATAGCTTGACAAGTGTGAGCTGGATGTTCAATTTAATCAATACACTGATATTATTCCTATACAGGTTCTTGCAGGTTACGTTAGTGGTTCTGAAAAAATAATATCTGAAGTTCGTAAGATTCATCATATTTTTGGTGGTGCTCTCAACCCAGTAAGTTATTCATATTGGGTAGCCTTCTAATGGGTTGTGAGTGTTATAGTTTGAAAGTCATCTTATTAATATCTTAAAAAACATGTGATCTAATTGGAAACTATATTTGGATGTCATACAAAGTGATAGGCGTGACTTCAAGTTCTCACTGCTCTTAAGGTTGCGTCATAAATCCattctcatttttcttcttcttttagaaTGCCGCGTATCTCCTTATCCGAGGCATGAAGACATTGCATCTTCGTGTACAGCAACATAATTCGACAGCGTTGAGGATGGCCGAGATTTTAGAGGCACATCCTAAGGTATTtaagttctttattttttttttcctttttcttgtttaaCTTTTGCTCCTTAGGGTCAATAACAGCAATATTTGATCAATTTGAATAATGGAGTGCATGAAGGAAGCTTGGGAGGGGGGTTGATAAAGATTGCCTACAAGGATAACTTAGACTGCGCATAATGCATCCCCAGGACCTTCAGGCATTGAAAGGCCGTTTGCTGTTTCATTGGAGGAGCTTGGGCCTTTGGAGGCCAATGTAAAATTTCATACGGAAATGGAAGTTGAAAACATACATAAGATGGTGCCAAAAACCTTTGAATAGCCCTCCTTCGTATGGGGGGGCCCAGTTTCCCAAACTGAGAAGCAATGAAATGCTTAATATTGAAATTTGTTTTTACTTCTTTAAGTCTTTTAAAACTTCCATTTGAGGATGGAATTTAGAAGAGTCAATGATGTAGCTTAAATGTAATTGACTGGGAATTAGAATATAAAAACAAATCATGGCAGactcattaaaaagaaaaaaaaacagaagtatGTCAACATGGTAATCTACTTTACACCTGGAATAGTTGCCTAAAATTTTTGCTgtcccatcttttttttttggtaactaacTTCTTTTCTTCGTTTCTGCTTCTCTACATTCTTCTTCTGGTACTAGAAAATCATTTTATATAAATTCAGAAGAAACTATTTAGGACATGTCTCTCCTAAATGAGATGAATATCTTGTTGCTAGAACTCGCACTTCTCCTCCCTTTTTCCTTTAGCACCAGATTTCATTTGTGGTGTGATTAGGacttcattttctttattttatttaacatTCAGTTGTATAAAGCCAAAGTTGGATATTTTATTGGGTCACTTATTTCAGTTGTTGGGTCTGTTTGGGACAACAATGAAACTTAGTCTGCACAAGGTAGGAAGTTTTCTTCACTGTTTGGATGATGCAGTTAAATCATCTAAATAAGCTTATTTTACTAGAAATAAGCCATGTTGGGCCTTTAGTacaatgggttttctttgtaatgaggCACTTTAATGGGCTTATAATATTGGTAGTGgctaggcatacgggattagttagttattgtctttatttctttattctaAATGGtgttaagtgttttagttaggctggattaggatcctataagtccagtcctattttgagttagtttcctttattattttagttatcTAGTCAGTTTACGTTACATTATTAGTTAAGGAGTGGGTTaggtctttcctttttaatgtaggagtctatttttgagtattctatattattttgtaagggaggccagcattgtatatgaattttgattgttttagttaggctggattaggatccTATAAGTCCAGTCCTATTTtaagtcagtttaggttacattattagttaaggattgggttaggtgtttcctttttagtgtaggttaggagtctatttttgagtattCTATATAattttgtaagggaggccagcattgtatatgcattttgattaatgaaaaggcTATTGTTGCTCTTCatctccattgaagatctcttgtGTATGATCAAGAAACCCTTTGAGTGCGATCAAGATTtagattggtgtttgatccagtCGAACCACCTTCAGTGTGAAACCCAGGtgtttaatttctgtttattCCTCTTCCACCATCATTCATCCATTAACAAGTAAGTTCAAGATCTGAAATCTCTGCAATTCCTGTTCTAGTTGAAATTCATATGCAAGGCTTTTTTTGCATAAATTCTGTATTGAGCAATCCGACCGTTAAATTCATTCCATAATTTGACCTAATTTTCAGCAATCCTAATCATAAACTTGATTCCAGTTTGGTACAATTCTGACCTATTGATCTGGAGTTATTTAAGATTTTCTATTCTGCCCTTATTGCTTAAACTTGAATTCTGTCTTCAACTTTGTGAATCGATTTACCAGTTTTAGTGATTTGTTTTTACTGAGATTTATACTCTGTGATCAGAATTGACTGCTCAACATATTTCTGTTCTCTGATTTATATTCTGGTATGTGAAATTACAGTTATACCCTTCCTAATGTAACTAGGACTGACCTATATTTTCAAATCCATCCGTTGGATTGAGTTGAAAATTTCAGCATGTGTTTTATTCCCTTACTGCTGAACTTGACCTGAGTTTCAGTTTCATTGAACCAGCGGATTTCGAGTTATGATAGTTCTCCGTAATCTGGTTTATGTTCTCTGGAAatttaattctgttttggtactgttttgatTCTTTAATTACAGTATTacattattgtttttttttttggttttattattcTCTAAGAGTTTTATTCATTTAAGGATCTTCCAAGCATAGCTTGCGCCTGGAGAGTCGTGGTCAGTTTATTTGTTGCTTGTTGTGTCCTGTTTAAACATGTAATGGCTAGACTGCCCCACAcaatttgagatgaatgaaaGCTGGCTATTGCCTTTTCAGTTGTGTGGTGATTCAGTAGGACCCCTGGTAGTGATTCCACGTTAGATTGGCAGTGATTACAATCTGAGAATCAGGTGGTGATTCCTGATTCAtatccccttttcttttctttatctcATTCTTCCATCAGTTCTCTGAACAGGTCAGATCTTATCTTTTCTTACGTACACATCCCTGTTTTCACAttttttaattctgttttttgttttgattagtTCTGGTTTTGTTTCTGAGTTATTTGTTGTTTTATCACTTGCTGGCCATTGATTCCTCTTTGAAGACAGCTCTTAGTCCTGTTTTATTACTTATAATCTGATCGATTCTATTGTCATATCTCAGATTTGCTTCTTCAAAAACATCTCTCGATTGATTTCTGGATTTGATTTTCTGATGCTTGATCGGTCGATCAACAACAAccaccataaccttatcccaacttaatggggtaaTGCTTGATCAGTCAATATCCTTCAGTAATTGAGTTCTGTTCTGGATTCTAACCATCTGCTTTTGATTTTTGCATCTTATCTGGGGTTTCTCCATTGCAACCAAGTGGTCGCGGGTTCGGGAAACGGCCTCTCCACGAAGCAGGGGTACGGCTGCGTATagtatgaccctccccagactcctcagtggtgggagcctcatgcatcgggtactccttttttttttactggatTATTCCTCTTATTGGAATAGACCATTGACCAGAATTTAACCCAATCAGACTTTGTCATTCCTGAGTCGTTTAATTTTGTTTGTTGTCTGGTTCATAGTTTTATCCCTGCAATTCTGGTGTTGAGTTGGATTTCTAAACCCACCCTTAGGTGTTTTAGAACCCCATTAGAATGTCTTGCATATGAGGTT
The nucleotide sequence above comes from Telopea speciosissima isolate NSW1024214 ecotype Mountain lineage chromosome 3, Tspe_v1, whole genome shotgun sequence. Encoded proteins:
- the LOC122654147 gene encoding cystathionine gamma-synthase 1, chloroplastic-like, translated to MAVSSCARVLSCSFDCRPDPHFTGNFRPEIPSLSSSKARSLPFQGGSSPSSPFFGSGLSSLILKFPPNFVRQLSNKARRNCSNIGVAQVVAAAWSNNPSSAVPASATAVNPTTTAPLDDINIVNGAQVVADGECSDSTNTNVQFKGSAALTASFLRSDASLAVHAGERLGRGIVTDAITTPVVNTSAYFFQNTEQLIDFKEKRHDSFEYGRYGNPTTVVAEEKLSALEGAESTQLMASGMYASIVMMFALVPAGGHIITTTDCYRKTRIFIETILPKMAITVTVIDPADMESLKSTLEKHDVTLFFTESPTNPYLRCVDVEFVSKLCHSHGALVCVDGTFATPVNQKALALGADIVLHSATKYIGGHNDVLAGYVSGSEKIISEVRKIHHIFGGALNPNAAYLLIRGMKTLHLRVQQHNSTALRMAEILEAHPKVARVHYPGLSSHPEHHIAKKQMTGFGGVVSFEIDGDLMTTRNFIDNLKIPYNAPSFGGCESIVDQPAIMSYWDLTQSGRAKVGIKESLIRFSFGIEDFEDLKADILHALEAI